Part of the Aciduliprofundum boonei T469 genome is shown below.
TGAATATGCAATCTTGACCGTCCAGCAAACCCCTCCTTATGAACTGAGTGGCAAAGGTGGTTTTGCCCGCACCTGTTGAGCCTATTATTACTGTTGAAGACTTGTTCATCAATCCCCCATCAAGAGGTGCGTCAAGTCCTAAGATTCCCGTCTTTATCTTTTCATCCATACATCTTTTATGAGTGATGCAATATTTAAAATTTTTTAAAAGTGGGATAAGTTGAATTCCTCGAAAAACATGAAAAAAGAAGAATAAAAATAAGGAAGGATTAGACATAGAGATCATAGGCAAGAACTTTGAAGAGCAGGAGTTTAGAAGCACCAGAGAAAGAATGGGAAAATATGTAATCTCCAACAACTCTTTTGAAAGAGTGGAAGACTGATTCAATTACATTTCTATGCGAGTACTTCTTTTTCCAGTCAGGTGATTTGCTCTTTTCTAACAATCTCCTTCGCAATCCTCTTCTTGCTTTATTACGGATTGCTATGTATGGAGTTCCTCCTTTATTCAGAACAAATCGTATGTTACGTAGAGAATCATAGCCCTTATCTGCATACACTTCTTTTACTCTCTCTTCCTCCAAAAGAGGAATGAGGTACGGTGAATCGTTAGTGTGCCATTTTGTAACTATTGCATTGGTAATGAGCTTCCTCTCAATATCCACAGCAGCATGCAATTTCAATCCTTCTCTTATTTTTCCTACTTCTCCGATTCGCTGTGTGTAGTAGTATGAACGGTAATAAATTTGAATACCTGTGGAATCCACTGCAAATTTATTGGGTATTCCCATTATTTTCACTATTTCTCTAAGCACAATGCGAATCCATCGTTCTGGTATTCTTCTCAACTCTCTTGAAATTGTGCTTTTATGGGGGATTTTCTTCAATCTCATTACCCTCTTTATCTTTCTCATTTCTCGCACAATCTGGAGCATTCTTTCTATACTTCCCACATACTGTGTCAGCACTATCAGCATCATGTGCTGGTGCAGAGTGTAATCTTTCCTAGAGTACTTGCTCCAGTAAAGAGGAATATTTGCTCTCTTTAGAGCTTTCATCCCCATTTTCACAACCTTGTACAGGTCTAATTTCCTGCTCATCCTTTATTTATATCCCCTATTTTATTTTTATGTGGGGTTGCAACTCACCCTAAAAGTGGTAAGCGATTTATAAAAGGAGTGCATTGGGTTTTTATGAAAGTTGTTGTAGGAATTGTTGCGATCCTTGCTTTAATTCTTCTCATCCCTGCTGTGCATTCTTCGCAGCCATCACAGGGCTGGGGATACAAATGGAATTTTAAGAATGGAGAGATAGAAAATGCGAGTTTTGTGGGAAGGATGAGTGGAAATAGGGTTATGGGATTGTACATCGAGCCTGCAATTTATGAGAATGGAATTTACAATATGTCCTATAAGGGCTCTTACTATGCCTATGGATTTATGAATGGTGTATGGAAAGGTAAAAATGCTACAGTATATGGAGAGTATCATAACTCCACTATCCAGCTCTATTGGGTTAACTGGGATGGTTATATTCTAATGAAGAAGGTGAACATGGAGATAAATGGAAAGAATTACAGCTTTTATGGAGTTGTAAAGCAATATATCCATCTATATACCCCAGAGCCAAGGGATGAGTATCTGAATGTAAGCTCTTTTATTCCTAAACCTTTTCAAATGTGGGATAATAGTACGAGCGAGATCAAAGCAACATACGATATGAAAATGTTCATCTCTTATAATTCCTCTTTGCCCTATATTCTCAACGAAGATGGAAATTTAAGTTATTATATGAAAGCAAAGTACTGGGGAGATGTAAGAGCGAGCATTAATGGTTATGCTACTGCTAGAGTTAGTGTGAAATGGATTAATAATACGGTCACTATCCATAGAGATCTCACAGGGAATTTCAATAAAGAATTCAAAGGCATTATCAATTTTAAGGCGCATATTTTCAGGCATGGAAACTATGTGCAGAGAGTTGATATATTGGAAAACATACCATTTTCGTTTGCAGGGATACCATATCTGCCTTATAAAAAGGCCAATTCTTCAGAGGAGCTTGGTTGGTGGCTGCGTGGTTCTCTCTTGGATTTAATTGCGTTCAATAATGATGCAAAGCTTGAAAATGGATTTTACACGCAAATTACCTTGAACAGGCTCTTTGTGAGATATACATCGGAGCCAGCTAAAGAAGTTGAGATTGATAGTATGATGAAAGAAGCACCGCAGTTGTATGGAGAGTACAGAATGCAGAGTGTGGCAATTTATGCGAGCACAATAGTTGCAGTATCCATCATTGTGACTATTCTTGCGGTGAGTTTTTCCAAGAGAAAGAATTAGAGTTTTTCTAAAATCTCATTATCTTTCATTTTATCTAGCTCACATATAGAATATCCTTTTTCAATCAGGGAGAAAATGCAGAGAGAGCCAATAGCGTATCCCTTTCTCTCAGGGCCATAGAACTCAAGTATGGTGTCTTGAGTTAATTTTTCATCCTTCCTGTTTTTGAGTAGTTCTATATATTCATTTTCTCTCTCCATATATTCTTGCCATTTATCCTTCTCAAAAGGGATATATTTCCAGAGACTCTCCTTCTTTAAATCATTGTTAAACCAAGCCGAAAATGTTATTCCCAAACCTTCCAGTATGGTTAAATTAGCAAGATTCATTTGGTAAGGAGAATCTATACCTTCTGGCAAAAGAACAGTATGCAAGCGCACAATATGGGCATACTCATGGGGTAAGAGCACACTCAAATTCTCTGTATTCATAAAGGAATCATCTCCACCGATACCGAAAAATATGAAAACTCCTAAATTTCTAGAGTATTGAGTTATAACAAAATCAAAGGGTGCAGGAAGGAAATACACAGAAAAATTATTGTCTATGGGACACATATTTTCCACTCTTTGAAGAATATTATGTATTTCGCCACTCTTATTTTTATATACCTCCACTATTTTCAAAATTTCAGATAGCTCCTTTTTTGTATTTTTGAAAAATTGTAATGCATCGGTGTTGAGCATTTTTCCTATTGAGTTTTGAAAGAGTTCCTCATGCTTTTTATATACGCACATCCAGGGCTCTTCTGAATTCAAGCAATCCTCCGATATATCTATATCAATTATGAGTGTGTGCATAAAATGGAATGATGAGAGTTGTATAATTAATTTGCCATTATGCAAAGGTTTAAATTTTAAATTGTTATGGTTTGACAGATGAGAATACCTACATCTGTGGCTGCATTTGACGAAATTGTTAAAGGCGGGGTACCTGCCGGCTCGGTTGTAATTCTTGCTGGAGAACCGGGGTCTGGCAATGTTGAATTTGCATACACTTCAGCTGCAAAATTATCCATAGCGAGAAAATACCAGGAAAGGAGAAAATTTATGGTTATAGAGGCGGAGGATATTTACATTCCTGAGGGCACTCTGTACATATCCTTTTCCAAGAGCGAGGATGAGATATTTCGTGCAATAGATTTGACATTTAACGAAGACCTCGGTGAAGCATTCAGAGATTCTCTAAAAATTAAAGATTTATCCGTAGAGTATTTTCGTAACAGCATAGTGCCTAGGAGATGGATTACGGAGAGCACGGGGGAATTTTTGAAGAGGAAAGGAGACATACTGAAAGAGTTCGTGAATGTGCTTGACTCGTACTCGAATGGCAGAATAGTTATTGTGGACTCTTTAACTGATTTAGTCACCTCCACTCGCATAAATTTTGAAAATTTAATTGATGTGATAAAAGGGTTGAGGAGGGCAGCTAAGAAATGGAACACGGTAATTTATCTCCTTTTAACTCTAGGCGTAGTGGACAAGATGAAGGAAAACTTGCTTTTTGATTCAGTTGACGGGGTATTTGTATTCGAGTGGCATGGTTCTGAAAGTTACTCAAAGAGGTATCGCTATATGTATGTGCTAAAATTTGTGGGGCTTATGGCTCATCTTGAGGAGGAGAGGATTGCTAGGTTTAATACCACTTTAAACAGACGCAGTGGGTTTGTGGTGGTGAATACTGAAAAGATAGGGTGATGAATATGAGAATAAAAACTGGAATTGAGGGATTGGACGATATGCTCAACGGTGGCATTCCCAAAGGGCATACCGTGGCGGTTATAGGTGCATTTGGCACTGGAAAAACCACATTTGCTATGCAATTCATCTGGGAAGGCCTAATTAATGGAGAAAGGTGCATATTTTTGAGCTTGGAAGAAGACGAGGATAGTGTTGTAGAAAGTGCAAGTAAATTTGGGTGGGATTATTCCAAGTACTTGGGCTCTCAGCTCCAGCTTTTAAAACTTGATCCTGAGGATGCAAAGAGTAGCGTTGAGAGATTGGAGAGCGATATACCCGAGCTCATAAAAGAGTTTGAGGCAACGAGGATTGCCGTGGATTCTATAAGTTTGATAACGATGATGTACGATAGCATTGATGAGAAGAGAAAGGTAGTTTTCAAGCTTGCAAAGAGCATAAAGGAGAGTGGTGCAACTGCGGTTTTTACAGCAGAAGTGGACCCAAAAAATCCCAAGGTTAGCAGGGATGGAATTGTGGAGTATGTTGTTGACGGGGTAATCCTTCTATCTTTTCTTGAAGAGAACAATGTTCTAAAGCTCACAATTAGAGTTTTGAAGATGAGAAGAACTCAGCATTCGAGAGAGGTAAAATTGTACGAGATAGGAGAGGGAGGAATAAATGTTCTTGCCCAAGCGGATGTATTTTGAGGTGTGCCTATGGATGAAAAAGAATTGAAGAGCATAGCTGCCATTTATTTCGGTTTCACACCATCCACAAAGGTTCCTAAAAATGTGAAAATTGAAATTCTTGAACCAGAATATGGAGGAAGCGAAGAGGCAAAGAAGATAAAGATAAAATGGGAAAACCACATAGGTTCTGAGAGCAGGGTAGCGAGAATAACTCCCTTAGATATAATGCATTACTTGGAGATGAAGAATACGAAGAATAATTACAGCAAGGCAGTTGCCATTCTATTGGATTTGGCTGCTTTAAACAATTTGCCAGTAGTTAAGGTGGGAGATGAGTATTTGCTGATAAATCCAAAGTACAAGGGGTGAGAGAAATTAAAGATAAGGAAAATGTTTTAAAAAATATCGTTGAAAGCATGAAACTCGATTTGTATGTTGAGAGCAAAATTCCTGAGATGCATGTATGCTTTTTCTGTGGTAGAATTGGATACAAAAACTTACCTATGAAGAAGATTGGCAATAAATGGATATGCATAGATTGCTTGAGGGAGTTGAAAGAGGCACTGGATTCTTTGGAAGAATGGGAGCAAGAAATAAGTTTAAGAGAAGAGATAAAGAAACAGATAGAAAAAGAATTCAAAGATTAGACAGCGAAAGATTCACCCTTTGCGAAATTATTTTTTATGTAATCAATTATTATGCTTCTATCTCCTTTGAGATGGGACTCGTACCATTTCGGTATGATCTTGAGGAGGATGTCCCTTATTTTATCAATGCTTGCCTTACTAACGCTCTCATCGTAGAGTATGTACTGGCTATAAATTCTCTTCAATCCAGAGTACTTGTAATACTCTTCTCCTTCAAAGAATTCAAAGATCATCTTTATTCTCTCCCCCTCTTCTGTTGCATAATATGTGACCTTTATAGAATCCCCTGTTCTGTTTTGGTCTCTTGTTAAATCCACAAGTGCTATCTCAGTTACAGATGAGAAATCAAAATCCTCTCTAAGCTCCCATTTATCTGGGAACACTATGAATCTGCCCCATTCAGAATGTGGGGGATCCATCCTAAAATGAACATTTATCTTGTTGAATTGGAGCCATATTCTCCAGAAATCTTCAATTAAGTTCATATTTAACTCTTTTTTCTTCTCTCTTTCCGTGGAAATTGTCTTTATGACCTCTTCCCTCTTCTTCTCCAGTTCGCTTTCAAGCTTCTCATACCAGTTTTCAACCTTCTCTTCTTTCTTTGCCATTTTAATCCCTCAATCGTAATGTTATTGGTGGCATATAAAATTATCGCTAGATATTTGGATTTTTAATTAAATTTTTAAATACTTGTGATACAATATCCACTGGGGATAAAAATGGTGGATGATATAATGGATGATGACCAAGTCAAAATTCCCTCAGAGCCAACATATACACCTGCACCAAAACGGAAGAGATCTATTTTTGAGCGCTTGGCATACAGCCCTACTGCGATAGGAATTGTACTTGTAGTGGCGTTAGTACTTATGACCTTGGGTGTGTTTTTCTATGACTCTTTAATACCCTCTATAGTATCTGGAGAATCGGATTATTTTTTGACAACAGTTGTGGTATTTCTTGGAATGTTACCATACTCCATAGGTGTATCACTTCTGGTATTATTGCTCTTGGGTCTTGGAATAGGAAGACACGATTATCCACAGTGGGTTAGATTCGCATTGATACTAGTGGCTGGTATGATAATTGTTTGGGGATTCCATCTAAGTGGAGCACTAATTGGCGCTATGATACATTATTCTTCCTCCTAATTTTTATAGATAAGCAATAAGCACGGGAATTATAATTACGCTCATCAGATGCACTCTCATTATGCCAAGTTTTGGAGGCAGCAGGCCTATGAGGGTTGCAACTATTCCAAATGCTACGCCAATAATGCCCGTGAAAATGAAAATTATGGCGAAAAGAATAATAATTAATATGCGAGATATCAAGCCATATCTCTTTCCTATTTTTCCAATTCCCTTGGCAAACCATTTCCCTAACAATATTGTTATGAAGAATGAGAGCAAGGATGCAATTGCCACTGTTAAGAGGATGAGCAGAAAGGATGAGGGTGGAAATTTCGTGTTGAACCAAACAGGTATGTTGAGCATTTGAGTTATTATATTGACAGCGGCACTCCTTGGCCTCAAAATAAGGAATAGAGCTGTAAGATTGAATATATAATTTGCAGTATTCACGCTTCCTAAAGCGTAGAGAAAATCCTCAGTATCGTCCTCCTTTATGAAAATTCTTGATATTGCTGCTGCTACTCCAGAAGTCACGCCGGGAAGAAATCCGACTAGAGAGCCAGAGAGCGTACCCACAAGAGATGAAATGTAGTGTTTTCTCTCAATTTTTGGCTTAACAATTCTCTGCTTGGGTACTATTGTATTTTGAGAGAGTAGTAAAACGGGTATGCCAAAGAGCCCCGTAAAAATGGGGAATAGGATGCTCATTCCTTTACCAAATATCACATAATTATGGTTCAAAGGGAAATGCAGGGCTATGTATCCAAAAGTTCCTGAAATGGTAATTACAAGTATGGAGAGAAGCATGCTTTTCAAATTTTTCTTACTTTCCATATATAGTAGGCCTAGAATTATGAGAAGAAGGAGCAAAGGGGTGTAAAAATAAAGATATTTTGCGAGATTCATGTTTACAAGTGCAATTTGAAATAAGGGAATTAAAGGCAATGCGAAAATGGTGGCTAGGAGGGAGCCATAAGTTGAGATGTATATTGCTTTGAAACCATCTCCCTGCAAGAGTAATCTGTGCATAGGGAGCACTGATAAGGAGGTATCTTCATTTGGGGCACCCAAGAATGTGGAGGGTATAAAGTCCACGAATGTATGTGTTATCATATTTGCAACGATTAGATTTGCTAAAAGTAATGGGTTAGTATGGAAGGAGGCGTATATGCAGAGAATTATTGCGGCAACATTATTAACATGAAGTCCGGGCATCAAGCCCGTTATTATGCCAAGCCCTACACCAATAAGCACAAATAAGATGTAGAGTAAAAGCATATATCCTCATTTTTTAGGACATATTTAATTTTTCTCCAAGCATTTTTGATTTTTCAGAAAAGTATATAAATAGAAAGTGATTTTACCCCACACCGAAAAGAAAGATGGAGGGAAAACCCTATGAACACCAAAAATTTGAAAAAAGGAGAAGTGATCGCAGCGATTGCGTTGCTGCTGCTTAGCGCCCTGGTATTTGCAGGGGCAGTGAACGCTCTTGAGCCACAAACTGGAGAGATGAGATTCGTTTTAATCTATCATGATGTTATTACTGGAGATAGTGATTTTCTTTCTGGAGTGAGTGTATCTCTGTTTGAGATTAATGGTAAATATATATCATCCGCTGTATCATCATCCAGCGGAGTTGTGAAATTTGAGAATATACCCTATGGAAATTATGCTCTGAAAACCGATGGACAGGTCAAAGGCAACTATTTCTATGATGAATCATTCGCCACTGTAAAGTTTGACTCTTCTGGCTTGCATACTCTTGATGGCAACAGTTTCTGGAGCCTAAATGTGAATAGGTATCCTCTTCCAAATGTTCTTAACCTAACTGTAGAGAAGAATGGAGAAATCATACCTGCTCATGTATCTGTTTATTTCAAGAATGTAGAGATTGCGAGCAAGAGCATTGATACTTATGGTTTATTTAACCTTCCTGATGGAAAGGTCACATTGAAGATAACATACTTGGATGGCGGAGTTAGCAAGGCTTACTACAAAGAATTGGCAGTTAGTGGAAATATGAATCTAACAATTAATGTGGGAAATGCAAAGAAGATATGGGGTATAGTGGAGGATTCTTCCACAGGTTTGCCAGTGGCTACAAATGTGCACATAACACTCATAAATGAGAGCTCCAACGAGTTTAATGTTTTGCAATTCCCTGGCGGGCCGTTTAGCTTCTACCTTGTGGCTCCTCAGAATTACAAGGTAGTAATAACTGCAGATGGTTATGGAATTAAGAGCTATGCCGCCACGGAGCTTATGGGCTCTTCACCCGCAAAGATAGAGTTGAATCCTGTGGAGAATGATATTAATTACACCATCACCTTATCTAATGATCTGAAGACCATAAATATGGTTTACACGATGGATATAACAAACGAGACAATTCTTGCAAATCTTCCTTACAACGATACCGGAGTGCTCTATTACCAGCTCAAGTTCTTGGGTGTGGATAATGCATATCTTGAGAATTATTTCACAAACAATGTTGCCAAGTACACCACCAATTTGATAACTCTTGGCGGCAATATCTACGAGCTATCCACATACACTTCCGACTGGAAGGTAATAAATGCTGGAAATGAGGAGTTTAAAGTTACAATTGATGCCACTTATGTAAACGAGAATATTTCAAAGGATAATCTGCTTAAGAATGGAATGGTGGAGCTTGACCTCTATGGTGGGCAAACTACATATCTTGGAGCTAAGCTAGTTTACAAGTATACAATTCAGCTTCCAAGTGATTTAGAGAGGAGCAATGAGGTGCGTGGAGCCGCTGTTAATGGTTATGTGAATACCCTCACGATAACAGACATAAAGACATCACCTGTTAAGATAGATTTGAAGGAGAGAAAGAGTCCAGCCATGAATGTAGATCCACTGCATTTCAAGTTTGGATGGACAAAGATGGAGAACAAGAATTATGTTGTTAATCAGAGTGCAGACAATTATACCATCGTAGTGCCAGCAGGAAAGAGTGTATGGTTTAATGCATCCAAGGTTGTTTACGATATGGTTCGTAATAAAGTGGATCCAGAGAACACCACTTACACCTGGGTATTTGATGGGCAGATTAAAGCTTCAGGAAAGGGTGTTTATAATGTCACAAGCACATTCTTGGTTGGAAAGCACATCTTGCAGCTTAAGGTTGCAGATATAGGTGGAAACACAAATGAGACGAATATTACAATCCTTGCAGATGCTTATTATCCTACTGTGAATATGGTAATTGAGTACCCATCTGGCAAGATGGTTGCAAAGGTAAACATGGCGGCTGATATGAAGACTTTGAATTATGATGTATATGGTAAGAATGGGACAGTGAGCATAGTGAATGGAACTGCCTCCATACCCGTAACTCTAACATTTAACCAGACTCAGGAGATAATTTATGATGCTTCCAAGAGCTACGATACATATGATGGCAAGAATAAGGTTGATTTGCCCTTAAATGTGGTTTGGAATTTCAATGGAGTCAAGACCACAGGGCTCAACAAGACTTACGCCTTTGAGAAGCCAACAAGAAATGGCACTTATACGATAAGTGTTAAGTTTACAGATGCGGTTAACAACACCGTTACCGTTAACTTCAAGGTAATAATTAAGGATATAACTCCACCAGTGCCCAAAGTGAACATAACATCTGGAGGAAAGCAGGTAGCTGAGATTAAAGAGGGAGAGCAGGTGACATTTGATGCCTCTGCCAGCTATGATCCTGATAATGGTACAATAGTATCTTACCAGTGGACTATAAAGGATCATAATTACAAAGTGCTCAATGAGAGCTCTGGAGATTTCAAGATTATCAGCGGATCTTTCACATCTCCTAAGCTCACTCTTGAGTTCACCCACTTTGGCACTTATTACATAATTTTGAACATCACCGATGCTGCAGGAAATTACAAGGTTTACAACAAGACATTTAGGGTAGCACCAGTTAGACCTGATCTCTCAGTTACAGATGTGCAAGTAAAAGGAGATAGAGTTGAAGGAAGTCAGTTAACATTCGTGGTAAATGTCACAAATAATGGAAACAAGAATGCAAGTGTGTACTATATAATTCTCCTTGTGGACGGCAAGGAAGTGGTGAATAAGACATTCTACAATCTAAGTGCAGGAAGCTCTGTAGAGGATAATATTACATATGCATTCAGTGGAGCAAACAATTATTCAGTAACTGTTAAAGTCTACTGCCCTGACGAGCCAGCAAGCTATACAAGTGATAACAAGAAAGAAATGAACATTGATATTGCTCAGGCACCTTGGAAGACACCTGCCTTGGTTATAGGGGTTATAGCGATAATTATAGTGCTGGGATACATCGGCTGGATTGCACAGAAGAAGAAGGCAGGCAAAGGCAAATTTACAAAGAGGACCAAGGAGAAGAAAGAAAAGAAGGGAAAGAAATAAATCTACATTTTTTCTGGGGCTTCTATTCCCAGAAGCTCCAAAACATCTTTTATTAATTTTTTAAATGCTTTTACAATGGCCAATCTTGTATTTCTCGTATTATCATCTGCCTTCAGCACAGGGCAATCTCTGTAAAACTGATTGAATTGAGATGCTAGAGTGTAAGCGTATCTTGCCATTATGTAAGGGCTCAATCTTCTAACTGCATTCTCAACCATTGAGGGATATTTTGCCATGAGTTTGAGAAGTTTAATCTCTTGAGGATGTGATATGTAATCTATTGAATACTCTCCATTCCAATTCGTTTTTCTCAGTATACTTGCTGCTCTTGCATGGGTGTATTGTATGAAAGGAGCGCTCTCTCCTTCAAAATTGAGTGCGTCTTCCCAGCGGAATGTCATTGGCT
Proteins encoded:
- a CDS encoding transposase, which gives rise to MSRKLDLYKVVKMGMKALKRANIPLYWSKYSRKDYTLHQHMMLIVLTQYVGSIERMLQIVREMRKIKRVMRLKKIPHKSTISRELRRIPERWIRIVLREIVKIMGIPNKFAVDSTGIQIYYRSYYYTQRIGEVGKIREGLKLHAAVDIERKLITNAIVTKWHTNDSPYLIPLLEEERVKEVYADKGYDSLRNIRFVLNKGGTPYIAIRNKARRGLRRRLLEKSKSPDWKKKYSHRNVIESVFHSFKRVVGDYIFSHSFSGASKLLLFKVLAYDLYV
- a CDS encoding tripartite tricarboxylate transporter permease; its protein translation is MLLLYILFVLIGVGLGIITGLMPGLHVNNVAAIILCIYASFHTNPLLLANLIVANMITHTFVDFIPSTFLGAPNEDTSLSVLPMHRLLLQGDGFKAIYISTYGSLLATIFALPLIPLFQIALVNMNLAKYLYFYTPLLLLLIILGLLYMESKKNLKSMLLSILVITISGTFGYIALHFPLNHNYVIFGKGMSILFPIFTGLFGIPVLLLSQNTIVPKQRIVKPKIERKHYISSLVGTLSGSLVGFLPGVTSGVAAAISRIFIKEDDTEDFLYALGSVNTANYIFNLTALFLILRPRSAAVNIITQMLNIPVWFNTKFPPSSFLLILLTVAIASLLSFFITILLGKWFAKGIGKIGKRYGLISRILIIILFAIIFIFTGIIGVAFGIVATLIGLLPPKLGIMRVHLMSVIIIPVLIAYL
- a CDS encoding PKD domain-containing protein; the protein is MNTKNLKKGEVIAAIALLLLSALVFAGAVNALEPQTGEMRFVLIYHDVITGDSDFLSGVSVSLFEINGKYISSAVSSSSGVVKFENIPYGNYALKTDGQVKGNYFYDESFATVKFDSSGLHTLDGNSFWSLNVNRYPLPNVLNLTVEKNGEIIPAHVSVYFKNVEIASKSIDTYGLFNLPDGKVTLKITYLDGGVSKAYYKELAVSGNMNLTINVGNAKKIWGIVEDSSTGLPVATNVHITLINESSNEFNVLQFPGGPFSFYLVAPQNYKVVITADGYGIKSYAATELMGSSPAKIELNPVENDINYTITLSNDLKTINMVYTMDITNETILANLPYNDTGVLYYQLKFLGVDNAYLENYFTNNVAKYTTNLITLGGNIYELSTYTSDWKVINAGNEEFKVTIDATYVNENISKDNLLKNGMVELDLYGGQTTYLGAKLVYKYTIQLPSDLERSNEVRGAAVNGYVNTLTITDIKTSPVKIDLKERKSPAMNVDPLHFKFGWTKMENKNYVVNQSADNYTIVVPAGKSVWFNASKVVYDMVRNKVDPENTTYTWVFDGQIKASGKGVYNVTSTFLVGKHILQLKVADIGGNTNETNITILADAYYPTVNMVIEYPSGKMVAKVNMAADMKTLNYDVYGKNGTVSIVNGTASIPVTLTFNQTQEIIYDASKSYDTYDGKNKVDLPLNVVWNFNGVKTTGLNKTYAFEKPTRNGTYTISVKFTDAVNNTVTVNFKVIIKDITPPVPKVNITSGGKQVAEIKEGEQVTFDASASYDPDNGTIVSYQWTIKDHNYKVLNESSGDFKIISGSFTSPKLTLEFTHFGTYYIILNITDAAGNYKVYNKTFRVAPVRPDLSVTDVQVKGDRVEGSQLTFVVNVTNNGNKNASVYYIILLVDGKEVVNKTFYNLSAGSSVEDNITYAFSGANNYSVTVKVYCPDEPASYTSDNKKEMNIDIAQAPWKTPALVIGVIAIIIVLGYIGWIAQKKKAGKGKFTKRTKEKKEKKGKK
- a CDS encoding KaiC domain-containing protein, which codes for MRIKTGIEGLDDMLNGGIPKGHTVAVIGAFGTGKTTFAMQFIWEGLINGERCIFLSLEEDEDSVVESASKFGWDYSKYLGSQLQLLKLDPEDAKSSVERLESDIPELIKEFEATRIAVDSISLITMMYDSIDEKRKVVFKLAKSIKESGATAVFTAEVDPKNPKVSRDGIVEYVVDGVILLSFLEENNVLKLTIRVLKMRRTQHSREVKLYEIGEGGINVLAQADVF
- a CDS encoding DUF2268 domain-containing putative Zn-dependent protease (predicted Zn-dependent protease with a strongly conserved HExxH motif) — its product is MHTLIIDIDISEDCLNSEEPWMCVYKKHEELFQNSIGKMLNTDALQFFKNTKKELSEILKIVEVYKNKSGEIHNILQRVENMCPIDNNFSVYFLPAPFDFVITQYSRNLGVFIFFGIGGDDSFMNTENLSVLLPHEYAHIVRLHTVLLPEGIDSPYQMNLANLTILEGLGITFSAWFNNDLKKESLWKYIPFEKDKWQEYMERENEYIELLKNRKDEKLTQDTILEFYGPERKGYAIGSLCIFSLIEKGYSICELDKMKDNEILEKL
- a CDS encoding ATPase domain-containing protein; translation: MRIPTSVAAFDEIVKGGVPAGSVVILAGEPGSGNVEFAYTSAAKLSIARKYQERRKFMVIEAEDIYIPEGTLYISFSKSEDEIFRAIDLTFNEDLGEAFRDSLKIKDLSVEYFRNSIVPRRWITESTGEFLKRKGDILKEFVNVLDSYSNGRIVIVDSLTDLVTSTRINFENLIDVIKGLRRAAKKWNTVIYLLLTLGVVDKMKENLLFDSVDGVFVFEWHGSESYSKRYRYMYVLKFVGLMAHLEEERIARFNTTLNRRSGFVVVNTEKIG